TTGAGTGAAGGAAAAGTTGTAGTCGCTTTCGTCCCTGTCCATAAGATGACTTGTTGCGATGTGGGCTGCACCGTCGCGAACTGAGCGAATTCCGCCGAGGCTGCCAAGGTTGCAGAACGCGGCATAGGAGCCTTCGTTTTCCTGCATGTAAAGCTTCATGGCGTAATCAATAAGCATGTCATTACTACCGGCGATTATGAGCGTTTTTTCCATGGCAGAGCTTGCCGGAGCGGATTCAGGGTAGTTCATGGTGCGGGCTTCTACCCACTGTTCCACAAGGTGAGCTGGAAACAGCCATTTTCCGGTTGCCTTGGTTGCCGGTAAATTTTTTTCAGAGATGAGGGTGTATATCATCTTCTCATTTACACCAAGGTACTGTGCAACTTCTTTAGTAGATAAAAGCTTTTTCATGGGGAGTTCTCCGCAGTTATTAAGTGAGGACTGTAGTTGATGTGTTAGTAGAAAATCAACCCACCAACCAGTTTTCCCCGTATGATGTTTTATATTGCGAGTAAGTTTGATATCAGCTTACTTGCATACTGCAAACTATTAAGGTATTGCCTCTTGCCTTCTTGCGTATTCTATAGATGGAAGGCGATGCCTTCCGCAGACCTCTGTCATTGTCTGCCAATTTTGAATACCAAGTACTTAAGCGGAGTTAGCTTCGCGATCTTATATTTTTTCGGAAACAATCATGACTTCTAAAATCGCACTTATTGGACGTCCTAACGTAGGTAAGTCCACTCTTTTTAACAGACTCATTCGCAGTAACCGCGCAATTACACATGACCGTCCGGGCGTTACTCGTGACCGCATGGAAGGTGTTGTTCGCCGTGATGGTGAAGAATGGACTATTATTGACACCGGCGGTGTTACTCTGGACGAGAACCAGGTTACCGCTGCTCAGGGTCCTAATGAACTTCGCGGCTTTGAAGAAGAAATTCTTCGCGGCGTAACTGAAGCAATTGAAGAATGTGCAGCACTTTGTCTTGTTGTAGACGGTCGTGACGGCCTGCTGCCTTTTGACAGACGTCTTGCAACGTTTGCTCGTAAAACAGGTTTACCTGTGCTGCTGGCTGTTAACAAAGTAGATGGTGGCGAGCTGGAAGAAGAGTATACAGCTGAATTTCATGAACTTGGTTTTCCTATGATTGCTATTTCCGGCGAGCATGGCTACCAGATTCGTACTTTTGAAATGATGCTTCGTGATATGCTTCCAGAGCAGGAAGAGGAAGAGTTTGCAGCGCCTGAAGAGTACAAGCAGCTCGGCCTTAAAATCGCTATGCTTGGCCGTCCTAATGCGGGTAAGTCTTCTCTAATCAACGCTCTCACTCGTTCAGAGCGTATGATTGTTTCTGACGTTGCGGGTACAACTCGTGACTCTGTTGACGTTACCTACGAAATT
The DNA window shown above is from Halodesulfovibrio marinisediminis DSM 17456 and carries:
- the der gene encoding ribosome biogenesis GTPase Der, which codes for MTSKIALIGRPNVGKSTLFNRLIRSNRAITHDRPGVTRDRMEGVVRRDGEEWTIIDTGGVTLDENQVTAAQGPNELRGFEEEILRGVTEAIEECAALCLVVDGRDGLLPFDRRLATFARKTGLPVLLAVNKVDGGELEEEYTAEFHELGFPMIAISGEHGYQIRTFEMMLRDMLPEQEEEEFAAPEEYKQLGLKIAMLGRPNAGKSSLINALTRSERMIVSDVAGTTRDSVDVTYEINDKRYTFVDTAGIRRRTKITDTVERYSVNSSIKSSTKANVTLLVIDGQEGVTSQDKRLIKLLDERKTPFMVLINKTDLVEPKRMQEVRKEYQHELAYCGHVPVLHVSAHTRMGLKQILPLAEQIWQECSVRIPTSMLNRTLDEVVTKHQPPVVKRVRPKFFYMTQAETLPPTFVFFCNDHERLKEHYIRYLEKAVRKAFKIAHAPIRLKFRSSHSKRSFPKKKKKR